The Elaeis guineensis isolate ETL-2024a chromosome 13, EG11, whole genome shotgun sequence genome includes a region encoding these proteins:
- the LOC105056842 gene encoding succinate dehydrogenase [ubiquinone] iron-sulfur subunit 3, mitochondrial, with product MSRSEKPKEVKEFKIYRWNPDKPLHKPFLQSYYVDLSTCGPMVLDLLQKIKAEQDSSLSYRRSCREGICGSCSMNIDGINTVACLKAIDTDPSKATMITPLPHMFVVKDLVVDLTTFYQQYKLIEPWLKTKKKPENGREFLQSPGDRKKLDGLYECILCACCSTACPAYWWNSEEFLGPAALLHAYRWISDSRDDFTQERLQALTEDEKKLYRCRTIRSCTATCPKSLDPARAIAAMRTSHQLH from the exons ATGTCTAGGTCTGAGAAACCCAaggaggtgaaggagttcaagatATATCGGTGGAACCCCGACAAGCCCCTCCACAAGCCCTTCCTGCAATCCTACTATGTGGACTTGAGCACTTGTGGCCCCATG GTTTTGGATCTACTTCAGAAGATCAAAGCAGAGCAAGATTCCAGCCTGAGCTATAGGAGGTCATGCAGGGAAGGCATCTGTGGCTCCTGCTCCATGAACATAGATGGGATCAACACCGTTGCTTGTTTGAAGGCCATCGACACCGATCCTTCGAAGGCCACTATGATAACTCCTCTCCCTCATATGTTTGTCGTCAAGGACTTGGTGGTGGATCTCACAACTTTCTACCAACAATACAA GTTAATTGAGCCATGGCTCAAGACCAAGAAGAAGCCAGAGAATGGGCGAGAATTTCTCCAATCTCCAGGTGATAGGAAGAAGCTAGATGGGCTGTATGAGTGCATTCTCTGTGCCTGCTGCAGTACTGCCTGCCCTGCCTATTGGTGGAACTCAGAAGAGTTCTTAGGCCCAGCTGCTTTACTCCATGCATATCGATGGATCTCCGATAG CCGTGATGATTTCACTCAAGAGAGGCTGCAAGCATTGACGGAAGATGAGAAGAAGCTGTACAGGTGCAGGACTATAAGGAGTTGCACAGCTACCTGCCCAAAGAGCCTAGACCCAGCAAGGGCAATAGCTGCTATGAGGACTAGTCATCAACTACATTAG